CGAAAGCGGTTTAAAATTATTGGCTCCCGAAAAAAATAGACAGGATATGCTGAATCCGATGAAATATATTCAAAACGGAATTGCGCAATATAAAGACGAAAAGAAAATTTTCAGAAAAACGCCAAAGTTTGCTCCGGCTGGTCAATCAACGCAAATGATCGTCGGCGCAACCAATGAAAACGATTTGCAGATTATTAAAGTTGCGGATTATTTTTATAAAAATTTCAGTTTAAAAAGAGTGTATTATTCGGGTTATGTTCCGGTTTTGGAGGATAAAAGATTACCGTCTTTAACCACGGAAGTTCCGATGCTTAGGGAAAACCGTTTGTATCAGTCGGATTGGCTGATGCGTTTTTATGGTTTTAAAGCAGAAGAAATTTTAGATCCCACCATGCCGTTTCTTGATTTGGAAGTGGATCCGAAATTGAGTTGGGCTCTAAGACATTTGGATCAATTTCCAATAAATCTTCAAACCGCAGATTATCAGATGATTTTGAGAATCCCCGGAATTGGGGTGAAAACCGCTCAGAAAATTGTCAGTGCGAGACGTTTTCAGGTGTTGAATATAGATCATTTAAAAAAATTAGGCGCCGCTGTAAACAGAGCAAAATATTTTATTGATTTCAATGCTGGAAATGCTTTCCTGAAATATTTAACAGATCAAAATTTGAAGAAATTGTTGATTGGCGGAAGTTCCTCAAAGTTTCATAATCAATTTTCGCAGCAGTTGACTTTGTTTTGATTTAAACACAAATTGCACGAATCTTCTCACGAATGGGCACAAATCATCTTTTTTAAATAAATGATAAAATTATCATTCTGAAAAGAATCGATCTTTTTAACAAACGTCCATATTTGCTAAATTTAGATATAATTTGTAATTTCGAAGAAAAGAATTTATCATGAATGTCAGTTTTACAAAAAAGCAGGAAGAATATATTTCAAATCAGATAGAATCAGGCGATTTTCAGAACGCAAGTGAGGTTGTTCGCGATGCTTTGCGACTTCACGAAGTTTATCGCCACCGAGTTATTCAGGATTTGAAAGCAGAAATAGAAAAAGGTTGGAGCGATGCCTCAAGCTCTCGTTCTGTAAAGGACATTATCCAAGATAAAAAAGATAAAATCAGTAATGTCTAAAAAAATCTATATTTTATCAGAAATTGCTGATAAAGATTTGGAAGATATTTTTGATTACACTTTGGCTGAATTTGGATTGGACCAAGCTGAAAGATATCTTTTGGAATTTGAAAAAAGTTTTCAAAATTTACTTTTAAATCCACAATTAGGAAAAAAAAGAGATGAAATAAAAAAAGGCTTATATAGTCTGCCGAAAGACAATCATATTATATTTTATCGAATTTTACAGAATAATATCAAAATTGTTAGAATTTTGCATGGAAGCAGAGATATTCCAAAATATTTTTAATTGATAAGTGATAAGCCTTTTGGAACCTAAACTCTAAACTCCAAACCCTAAAACTCTCAAACCCTCCCACCCAAAATGACCACTCTACTTTACGACGGCAGTTTCGACGGACTTTTCACCGCGATATTTGAAGTTTTTGAATATCGATATAAAGATGTGGAAATTGTAAGCAGAGAAAGATTTCATCAGGAAAATATTTTCGCTGAAATTCATGAAGTGATTACACAAAATGATAAGGCGGAACAGGTTTTAAATAAATTAGAACAAAATATCGGAAAATCGGGAGTTCATCAATTACTGAAAGTTTTTTTATCCGAAAATATCGAACTGGAAAAAACTATTTTATCTGCCGTTCAACAATCCATCAAACATCCCGATGAAAATATTCTGCAAAATTACGCAGACAGTGATATTTTAAAAATCTCAAAAATCTGCAAATCCGTTGATAGAGAAAGACATCGAATGACCGCATTTGTTCGTTTTGAAAAAATGCAGGACGACGTTTTTTTTGCAAAAATAGATCCTGATTTTAATGTGGTTCCTTTAATTCTAAAACATTT
The sequence above is a segment of the Chryseobacterium sp. MYb264 genome. Coding sequences within it:
- a CDS encoding putative DNA modification/repair radical SAM protein, producing the protein MNFDRLKEKLEILADAAKYDVSCSSSGGSRKNKKGALGDSSASGICHTYTEDGRCVSLLKILLTNHCIYDCAYCVSRSSNDIKRAAFTVEEVVDVTINFYRRNYIEGLFLSSGIFKNADTTMERLVRVAKKLRLEENFNGYIHLKSIPGASDELMQEAALYADRLSINLEIPTESGLKLLAPEKNRQDMLNPMKYIQNGIAQYKDEKKIFRKTPKFAPAGQSTQMIVGATNENDLQIIKVADYFYKNFSLKRVYYSGYVPVLEDKRLPSLTTEVPMLRENRLYQSDWLMRFYGFKAEEILDPTMPFLDLEVDPKLSWALRHLDQFPINLQTADYQMILRIPGIGVKTAQKIVSARRFQVLNIDHLKKLGAAVNRAKYFIDFNAGNAFLKYLTDQNLKKLLIGGSSSKFHNQFSQQLTLF
- a CDS encoding type II toxin-antitoxin system ParD family antitoxin; amino-acid sequence: MNVSFTKKQEEYISNQIESGDFQNASEVVRDALRLHEVYRHRVIQDLKAEIEKGWSDASSSRSVKDIIQDKKDKISNV
- a CDS encoding type II toxin-antitoxin system RelE/ParE family toxin, whose protein sequence is MSKKIYILSEIADKDLEDIFDYTLAEFGLDQAERYLLEFEKSFQNLLLNPQLGKKRDEIKKGLYSLPKDNHIIFYRILQNNIKIVRILHGSRDIPKYF
- a CDS encoding TIGR03915 family putative DNA repair protein, with the protein product MTTLLYDGSFDGLFTAIFEVFEYRYKDVEIVSRERFHQENIFAEIHEVITQNDKAEQVLNKLEQNIGKSGVHQLLKVFLSENIELEKTILSAVQQSIKHPDENILQNYADSDILKISKICKSVDRERHRMTAFVRFEKMQDDVFFAKIDPDFNVVPLILKHFKDRYQDQKWMIYDLRRNYGILYDLETCDFFYPEEKLDLHQYQQKFHDDEKNYQTLWQRYFTKTNIAERKNLKLHIQHVPRRYWKYLTEKW